Sequence from the Aquimarina sp. Aq107 genome:
TTTATGATAATCTTAAAATTGACTTGTTTTTTTGCAGAAATGATAACCAGATATTTTTTTTGAAGAATGGTAGTGTTGATTAATTTAAATTAAAATAGTTTTCTTTTTTCCTTGTAATGCTTTTCTAACAGTGTTTTGTTTTGAATATTGATGAATCAAAAAGGGGCTTTTTTTTTAAAATCTTTTTTTAGTAAGGATCTTTTGTGGATTTCATAATTAACAGGAGGGTTGGATCAGTTACAAGTCTTTTTTAATCTAAATTTAAGTAATAATACTTAATTTTGTTGTTTGATATAATTTTAATAAAACTCTTTATGGCATTTAAATCTTATAAAACTACCTGTTCTTATTGTGGTGTTGGTTGTGGAATAATAGCTAAAAAAGATGCTAAAGGGGTGATTACAGTAGAAGGTGATCCAGATCATCCAGTTAACAAAGGGATGTTATGTTCTAAAGGAATGAATTTACATCATGTTGTACAGGATAAAAGCGATCGAATTCTCTATCCAGAGATGAGATGGAGTAAAGGACACGAATTACAACGAGTTTCTTGGGATCAAGCTTTTGATCGTGCGGTTGCAGTATTTAATACTATTATTAATAAATACGGTCCAGATAGTGTTGGTTTTTACGTTTCTGGGCAGTGTCTTACAGAAGAGTATTATTTGGTTAACAAGCTTACCAAGGGATTTATCGGAACTAATAATATAGATACTAATTCTAGATTATGCATGAGTTCTGCAGTTGTAGGTTATAAGCAAGCATTAGGAGAAGATAGTGTTCCTATTGCCTACGAGGATATAGAGCTTGCCGATTGTTTTATGATTGCAGGAGCAAACCCAGCTTGGTGTCACCCGATTCTGTTTAGAAGAATAGAAGCTCATAAAGAGAAAAATCCAAATACAAAAATTATTGTAGTAGATCCAAGAAAAACACAATCTTGTGATATTGCAGATTTACATTTACAAATAATTCCAGGCACTGATGTAGTATTGTATAATGCGATTGCCAAAAGATTAATTGATCGAAAAAAAATTGATAAAAGCTTTATAGCGAATCATACTGATAATTTCGAATCACTAAAAGAATCTTTGCAATCTATCTCACTCACCGAGGCAGCAAAAATCTGCGGTATAACAGTAGCTGATATAAAGAAAGCCGCTACATATATTAGTAATGCTAAAGGGTTTATAACGCTTTGGGCAATGGGATTAAATCAAAGCTCGATAGGTGTAAATAAAAATAATGCACTTTTAAACCTCTCGTTGCTCACTGGTCACATAGGAAAACCTGGATCGGGTCCTTTTTCATTAACAGGGCAGCCTAATGCTATGGGAGGTAGAGAAGTAGGAGGTATGGCAAATTTATTAGCAGCGCATAAAGATTTAAACAGTAAAGAACATCGAACAGAAGTGGCTAATTTCTGGGGCGGAAAAGAAATTTCTGAAAAACCTGGGTTAACTGCTACGGAAATGTTTGATGCATTAGAAAGTGGAAAACTAAAAGCTGTATGGGTTATATGCACAAATCCTTTGGTCAGTCTTCCTAATGCAAATAAAGTAGAAAAAGCGCTTCAGAAAGCTAAGTTTGTAGTGGTTCAGGATATCTCGCATCGCTCCGAAACTCTAGAATATGCAGATTTGGTGTTGCCCGCTGCTGGTTGGGCAGAGAAAGAAGGAACGATGACTAATAGTGAGCGCCGTATTACTTATTTAAATAAAGTAGTTGATCCACCTGGAGAAGCATTACCAGATGCGGAGATTCTTTGGAAATTTGCGCAACGAATGGGATATAGAGGCTTTGATTATACATCTGTAGAAGAAGTGTATAAAGAGCATTGTCAATTGACTAAAGGGACCAATATTGATATTACCGGTCTAAATTATGATCGATTGAAGAATGAAGGTAGTTTTCAATGGCCGGTCCCAGAAACAAATCATTCTGGAACAGCACGATTATTTCAAAACAAAAAGTTTTACACAGATACAGGTAATGCGAAGTTTGTAGTACCAAGATTTACTAAACCAACTTCAGAATTACTTACTGAGAAACACCCTTTAATTTTAACAACTGGTAGAGTACGTGATCAATGGCACACTAGAACCAAAACAGGTAAAGTAAATAGACTGTTGACACATATTCCGCATCCATTTTTAGAAATAAATCAGGTAGATGCTTTTCTCCGAAAAATTAAAGATGGAGATATTGCAGTGGTAGAAAGTAAAAGAGGAAAGGTACAAGTAAAAGTAAAAGTAAGTGATACAATAGCTAAAGGGGTTGTGTTTTTACCAATGCATTGGGGTAAAGTTTTAGGAAATGATTACGGAAGAGCAAATAACTTAACCACTAGTATTATAGACCCTATTTCTAAAGAACCAGATTTTAAGTTTTCCGCAGTACAGGTTTCAAAGTTTGTAAAAGAAAAGCAAAAAATCTGTATTATTGGAGCAGGTACGGCTGCATACCGTTTTATACAAACATATAGAGAACAAAATACAGAAGATGACATTACCGTGTTCTCTAAAGAACCATATCCTTTTTATAATAGAGTATTGTTACCAGAATATGTAAGTGAAGAACTCACTTGGGAACAATTACAAAAGATGAGGGAAGGCAGTATGGAATCTCTTAATGTTACCTTATCAACCAGTAATCCGGTTACTGAGATCAATAGAGAAGAAAAATATCTCATTGATAGTAAAGGAGAAAAACATGAATACGATATTGTCTTAATGGCTACTGGAAGTAGAGCTTTTGTGCCAAAAGAAGTTCCTATTCATTTGCCAGGTAGATTTACAATGAGAGATCGAGGAGATGCAGATAAGTTGAAAAATTACTTAGAAGAAACTGGTTTGCCAGAAAATCAACAACATGTAACAATTGTTGGAGGTGGACTATTAGGTTTAGAGTTGGCTGCTGCACTACGAAAAAAGAGTGTGAAAATTACGATTATACAAAGAGGTAATCGTTTAATGGAGAGACAACTAGATATTATCGCAAGTCGTTTGTTGGCAGAAGATGTTAGAGAAAAAGGAATACAGATTCATTTTGATAATGAAGTAGATACGGTTTTTAATCAGGATTCTGGTTCTCTATTAGTAAATCTAAAGTCAGGAAAATCATTTAATTGTAATGCTGTAGTTTACTCTATTGGTACTATTCCTAATATTGATTTGGCA
This genomic interval carries:
- a CDS encoding nitrate reductase, with the protein product MAFKSYKTTCSYCGVGCGIIAKKDAKGVITVEGDPDHPVNKGMLCSKGMNLHHVVQDKSDRILYPEMRWSKGHELQRVSWDQAFDRAVAVFNTIINKYGPDSVGFYVSGQCLTEEYYLVNKLTKGFIGTNNIDTNSRLCMSSAVVGYKQALGEDSVPIAYEDIELADCFMIAGANPAWCHPILFRRIEAHKEKNPNTKIIVVDPRKTQSCDIADLHLQIIPGTDVVLYNAIAKRLIDRKKIDKSFIANHTDNFESLKESLQSISLTEAAKICGITVADIKKAATYISNAKGFITLWAMGLNQSSIGVNKNNALLNLSLLTGHIGKPGSGPFSLTGQPNAMGGREVGGMANLLAAHKDLNSKEHRTEVANFWGGKEISEKPGLTATEMFDALESGKLKAVWVICTNPLVSLPNANKVEKALQKAKFVVVQDISHRSETLEYADLVLPAAGWAEKEGTMTNSERRITYLNKVVDPPGEALPDAEILWKFAQRMGYRGFDYTSVEEVYKEHCQLTKGTNIDITGLNYDRLKNEGSFQWPVPETNHSGTARLFQNKKFYTDTGNAKFVVPRFTKPTSELLTEKHPLILTTGRVRDQWHTRTKTGKVNRLLTHIPHPFLEINQVDAFLRKIKDGDIAVVESKRGKVQVKVKVSDTIAKGVVFLPMHWGKVLGNDYGRANNLTTSIIDPISKEPDFKFSAVQVSKFVKEKQKICIIGAGTAAYRFIQTYREQNTEDDITVFSKEPYPFYNRVLLPEYVSEELTWEQLQKMREGSMESLNVTLSTSNPVTEINREEKYLIDSKGEKHEYDIVLMATGSRAFVPKEVPIHLPGRFTMRDRGDADKLKNYLEETGLPENQQHVTIVGGGLLGLELAAALRKKSVKITIIQRGNRLMERQLDIIASRLLAEDVREKGIQIHFDNEVDTVFNQDSGSLLVNLKSGKSFNCNAVVYSIGTIPNIDLAKTVGIDCRRGIVVNQYLQSSDSDIFAVGEIAEFEGNLFGITAAAEQQADIVAKYILGDFSAIYRGSVFMNILKFEDLDLCSIGNIDMPKDDPSYEEVIFMDVGKRFYKKCIVKNDWLVGAILMGDKSEFADFKRLIEEKIELSEKREELLRSSQPDEPVLGKLICSCSQVGEGNLEEAIKSGCEDFSELCIKTGAGLGCGSCKPEVKEVLNNVMQLA